CGGGTGCATATAGACCTAGGAAAACGACCGcgtcccattgcacctgaagaaatgtACCTCCtcaggcaaaccagagtagttctggctcaattacgatccggcagatgtagccgcctcaactcctacggAAGATtgatgtcccgattgtgacctggaACCACACGAcaaacgtcacctgtttaactgcccagtccTTGTCTCAAACCCTGATCTCTCCGGACGCACCCTGTCTTATTCGCAGAGTTCCTGAGTCTGGATACTCAAcataatcaagcagacgaaagatagaacacaataaactgcaacaacaacaaccactgcCGTAAGGAAAGGCTTGATAAATAGTTCTGAATAgctattcctaatagaaccgattggatctACAATGTATCTGGTAATAGAATTTACGTAATTTCTACACGGGTGGTTCTAGACTGGACCACATGGGCTTCAGAATGTACACTGAATAACTGGAACTGACTATATCGGGAAGATTGTCCTATCACTGTAGGGTTTTTCAAGCGGAGATGCTTGCAATaaaaaagtggtggaatggctacaaTATATAGTGTACTAATGACGCACAGTGTtgtcaaatcgaaaaattttggaaataattgtgggacttttgaacggatagagatatgtatacgaaatataaaataaagagTATCGtgtactcaaaaaattttgcaaaatcgtaaaggtgtcatatttcactaggacaacgctagaccgcacacatctttggtcactcgccaaaaactgagtgagcttggctgggaactgttatgcatccaccatatagccctgaccttgcaccatcagactaccatttatttcaatctttgcagaactccttaactggtaaaactttcggcaatgatgaggctataaaatcgcacttggttcagttttttgcagataaagtcCAGAAGTTTTaagagcgtggaatactaaatttgccaggaagatggcaaaaggttatcgaacaaaatggcaattatatatttgattaaagttcattctaagttttattaaaaatgcatttactttcttttaaaaaatccgcaattactttttaggcaacccaataacatcATTATTTCCTTCAGAATTTATTTCTTCCAGTAAGTAgtacaggattcactaatagaaggttaggtcacatgcaaaaacacaaagtggataggccccataaacatcattaaggatgtcaaatctgacgattgaaaatgtcatcatataggagaaaacgtaaacaaagaatgaatgtaaaaagagaacaagttgacatcctcaatgccaagtactgccaaatattaaaaaaaaagtatatcggctgatcgcttggcttaaccttattcagtgaatcctgtaaGTAGTAGtagatgggtatatatgggggtatacttatttcgtcattctgtttgtaaaacctcgaaatatgcgtctgagaccccataaagtatatatgttcttgatcgtcatgtcattttaagtcgatctagccatgtccatccgtctgtgtgtcgaaagcacgctaactttcgaaggagtaaagctagccggttgggattgtaatgggccaaattggtccatgttttgatatagctgccatataaaccgatcttgggtcttgacttcttgagcctctagagggcgtaattctcgtccgatttgactgaaattgtgcacatagtcttttggtatcacttccaacaacagtgttcagtatgattcaaatcggttcataacctgatagagctgccatataaaccgacctgagatcttgacttcttgagcctctagagggcgcatttgtcacccgatttggcagacattttgtacaacgtcttctctcattaccttcaacatacgtgcctaatatggtccgaatcgatcaatagcttaattcagctttcatataaaccgatctcccgattttgtttcttgagcacctagaaagcgcaattcttatccgaatgaactgaaatattacacaatgacttctacaatgttcagtattcatttatggtccgattcggactataacttgatataactccaatagcataacagttcttattcaatattctttgtttgcctaaaggaagataccgcgcatagaactcgacaaattcgatccatggcggagggccggccgaacttaccacgctcttacttgttttttatatttgtttatatttgcgAATAAATTCGCGTAAATCCCGATTTGATCTACTTATATACGAGTATATGTTAAGGCCGTCccaaaaattaccatttttggaaaaaacgcCAAATTTCACAGgaataaagctaagcgcttgaaattttgcacaaatatttcctattagtgtgaatcggttgggattgtaaacatgggccatatcggtccatgttttgatatagctgccatataaagtgatcttggatcttgactacttgagtctctaggcggcgcaattcttatccgatttggcagaaattttgtatgaagtcttttgttgtgacttccaataattatgccaagtatggcccacatcgattcataacatgatatagctcccatgtaatcaTCTTCTGATTTTACTTTTGGAggatatagagggcgcaattcttatccgatttggctgaacttttgttcaacgacttctcctatgaccttcaacatgtgtGTGgcaaacatggtctgaatcggtctgtaacctgatatagctcccttaaatatggtctgaatcggttcataacctgatatggctccaatagcatgccAATTTctatctattatcctttgtttgcttataaagaaataccgggcaaagaacttcacATATGCGatatgtggagggtatataagattcgactcggccgaacttagcaagtttttacttatttttattgcaatagtcctcttaaatatctttccaAATTTGTGTTATACCTGTccgacttaaattttgcaaatcttgttttggagatacctcaatcagagtagtaaaagtgcttcgacaatttgtTCGAACgtatgcaaaagtgtatagatcctAATCGGGTATATTtggaaaaacacaaattgatttgtcTCTGTGttttctaatcccgaaatataaaagccaACCCTcgtaaaccgattttgttcaaaatccatagcgttcgtccttgggccaaaaagtgacttgtgtttTGTGACAATCGTTACAGTACATTTAGTCTtcttcaaaatataaaaaaaaactaccacTACATACTTGAAGAAAAAAAGgttatgaaaaaattaatgatgttacaatttttttttagcgaaaaaagcaaaattttgagattgctgaacagttcaaaattaaccTGCTCTGCGAattcccagggaattgttgAGCAGACTACCTTGTAATACTAGGAACAAGGGGAAATGGAACctgcctttagcgacatgtaggTTAATACTTCAATATAAGACCCAGAGGGCAAAAGATGACGGATGACCACGAATTGGTGGATGTGAACGTTTCAATATTATGTGAtccaatctaaacttgaagaagtctacttTGCGTGAGCGTGAGTGTCACCAGTCACGACTTACGACTACAAAAGCGACTCACGAGAAACCCACGAGACacggttgaaaaattttccatgcgAGCGATAAATTGCTGTGTTTCAATTTAGTACTGTATAGACAAGTCGTGAAGGGCTAAAATAAAACGCAACCAAGTTTCCAGTGCAAGTCTATTTATTTGCCATGAGGTGGTAAGGCCATTTGCCAACCTGTCAGACAAAAAcgaggaaaaaattaaaatattgtatttgtaacatttaaaaattatttttgcatGTGTGGGCATAAAAGTCTAATAACATTTATTAAGAGTTGTGCGCGCAATTATAGAAATCAttggttttgattttattttgccattcacaatagaagATTTCTGCGAGTGGCCACACTAATTTGTGAAAAACACCATGGCAATCATGACGACAGATGTTCTACTTCGTTTTCCTggatttatataattttcatacaattttcactgcactatatattgggttgctcaaaaagtaattgcggattttttaaaagaaagtaaatgcgtttttaataaaacttagaatgaactatgaagaatcaaatatactttttttacactttttttctaaagcaagctaaaagccacagctgataactgacagctgataactgacagaagaaagaatgcaattacagagtcgcaagctgtgaaaaaattagtcaacgcctactatatgaaaaatccgcaattactttttgggcaacccaatagtactaaCATAAAACACAGCTTTTATTTGCCAACAGAAGAGTGCGTGAAAACGAGCAGGATTTTGACAGTTTGGTAGTGGAgcgcttgcaaatttctactggagttTTTTTCCAGCAGACAAGTGCAGCTTCGAACAGCACCGCAATTCTGCAATTTATAACGAACAACGTTTAGTTAAATATATCGACAAAAATCGTTTGTACTAACGATTATGTTATTCTCTAATTCCTCGTTAACAGAAATCGTTATCTATTTATTCTTTATGGCAActctaaaacaaaaaacacaaagagGAATCGACAAAACtacaataataaataattctttTTATAGCCTGAAACTCtacttttattaatttaaaacatCACAAATCTAAAAAAATGGTACACAATTACTTAGGAAATGTGCTATCAGTACCAATTTATTCCTATAAAACATTTggggacatttttttttcatattaagaAACACACGCTACCACGCTTATTAATTGAGtgcacacacatgcacacatccgaaatgttttaagaaaaaaacaagagaaaaatgCTCTAAAGCCATCGTTAACTCAACCATGGTAAAGGCTGTggttactctcctgcaaattttggctggaaaagtacgcgaactgACTTAAATCGACATGTTATCGGTTTCCTTTGCTTAATTATCAGCGAACGATTAAACGATtacaaatctaaatcgattttccaACACGTGAATTTAGCAAAAGTAAATAAtagtaatttttaaaattataacaaatttccaaaaaaaaaccaaaaatgaaaatgaagcAAAAGAAACCCGTTAAACCTGAAAGCGACAGCGATTCTAGTTTAGATGAAGAAGTCGATAAAAAAGCAGATGCGGATATGGATACCGACTCTGATAGTGAGCAAGATGTTAGTGGCAACAATGAAGAGCTATTAGAAACGGATAGctctgatgatgacgatgaaatTAATGACAGTGAAGCTACGACTAGCAAGAAATTCAAGCAAGAAAAAACTCATAAGAGAGACGGCGAAAGTGCCGACGATGAATCAAATCCTGAAAGCGAGAACGAAGGAGATGAAGATGAAGGTGACAGTGAAAATGACAAAGAAGCTAACGTTAGAATGCCTGTCTTAAACCCTTTGAGTTTAATGCGCAACAAAGAACAACGTATGGCCCTTTTTCGTAAAATGAAAAAAGAGAAGCACAAGAAAAAGATGCAGGAACGTCGAGCAAGGCGAAAGGCTGGGCTACCTGCGAACCCAGGACACACTATTGAAAGCCTTAGAGAGAAAGATCAAACTACGGTTACCAATCTTGATGATTCCGACAATGAAGAATTGCGCAAAGAACTGGAATTGGATGATTTTAGTACATATTTTGAACGTACATACGAGCCGAAAGTCCTCATAACATTTGCCGACAACCCAGTAACGAAAACTCGCAAGTTCGGTTTGGAATTGGGACGCATATTTCCCAACGCTTTAGTGAAGATACGTAATAAGTCTTCAGTCAAAAATATTTGTAAGTCAGCTATTCGCGAGGAGTACACCGATGTTGTCATTATCAACGAAGATAGGCGCCAACCAAATGGGTTATTGGTCATTCATCTACCAAACGGTCCAACGGCTCACTTTAAGCTGTCAAATGTAAAGCTTACCTCAGACATGAAACGTGATCATAAAGAGATAACTAAACACCGTCCTGAAGTCATATTGAATAATTTCACCACCCGCCTGGGCCTGACAGTGGGCCGCATGTTGGGTGCACTCTTTCATCATGATCCCGAATTCAGAGGACGTCGTGCAGTTACTTTTCACAATCAACGTGATTACATATTTTTCCGACATCATCGCTACGAATTTACTAAAGAGGGAAAACGTGTCAAGTTGCGTGAATTGGGGCCacggtttacattgaaattgcGATCATTGCAAGAAGGTACGTTTGATAGTAAAACGGGAGACTACGCATGGATTATAACTAACAAGAGACATGCCATGGAAGCATCGAGACGTCGTTTCCATTTATAAATGTACAATAGATATTGTAGATtagtttaaacaaaatttaacttgtatacttttgattttataaaaataaagtaattaaaaacaattgttATCTGTACTTACTGCTTGGTAAGGTGAAAAAAGCAAAATGCGAACGTAATTAGTTTTTATGCTGACTGCGATgctcgatggagaaatgattccgaccattaagtgtccaaaaatacttggcgtcacatttggcaACGCTTACACATGTCCCCCACATgctacagcaatttgcgataaagtcaaaaatagaaacaaggtcctcaagtcacttgccgtcagcacgggctgtctcctcagttctcatgtggaccacctccatcaggagacaaacatCTACCAgtacgaagacataactacatgcagtctaagcaataccttttaggCTGTAATCGCAAAGACCAGCTAAACCATCATCTTgcggatagatatccaccgcccagaagccttaaggtagatctacatgttCTAGAGCACGTGGTTTAACGTGCAAGAGAAAGCCTCTAAATCAAGCGGGTCAAGACAACATCCATGCAtatacggtagcagatgcggtaaataccGGGAGAACGTCCGGGCACGGGATAAATATGAACACCACACTAGTTGgagctttgagctccaatctgtgtgacGTTCTTCGTTATCACCAGAAggttagctgggagctaccgggcgcgtccacaggttgcatatagtggaatgctccatacggagtagatgcaactgcagtcgcggacaatcagtggtatcaaGTAGAGAATCTCAAGTAGTGAGAGGCCTTGTGACactggctcttgcttaaatacttagtgcctatgatgctcgatacgacaaggcgagct
The Stomoxys calcitrans chromosome 3, idStoCalc2.1, whole genome shotgun sequence genome window above contains:
- the LOC106086563 gene encoding probable ribosome production factor 1, whose translation is MKMKQKKPVKPESDSDSSLDEEVDKKADADMDTDSDSEQDVSGNNEELLETDSSDDDDEINDSEATTSKKFKQEKTHKRDGESADDESNPESENEGDEDEGDSENDKEANVRMPVLNPLSLMRNKEQRMALFRKMKKEKHKKKMQERRARRKAGLPANPGHTIESLREKDQTTVTNLDDSDNEELRKELELDDFSTYFERTYEPKVLITFADNPVTKTRKFGLELGRIFPNALVKIRNKSSVKNICKSAIREEYTDVVIINEDRRQPNGLLVIHLPNGPTAHFKLSNVKLTSDMKRDHKEITKHRPEVILNNFTTRLGLTVGRMLGALFHHDPEFRGRRAVTFHNQRDYIFFRHHRYEFTKEGKRVKLRELGPRFTLKLRSLQEGTFDSKTGDYAWIITNKRHAMEASRRRFHL